The DNA segment GCTTTTCCAGCCTTGAATACCCTCTCATGCACAGCACCTCTGTTGCAGCCTTTCATGTCAGGTGTCTTGGCTGAttttcctgcctgcctccctgacCAGCATAAGGCCTGGCTCCCAGGATGACTCAATCCACCTTTGGGCCATGAAACATTTCACCTGCTGGATTGGGAAGtaccagttgattttttttttctcttgtctttttgtctttttagggccgcactcactggatatggaggttcccaggataggggtctaatcggagctgtagccgccagcctatggcacagccacagcaacgttggatctgggccatgtcctacaccacagctcatggcagtgccagatccttaacccaccgagggaggccagggatcgaacctgtatcctcatggatgctagttggcttcattaaccgctgagccacaacgggaactcggggAAGTAGCAGTCAAGGGCAGAGCTGAGGAATCTCTCAGGAAGCCAAGCTGCCTCTGGGGCAGGACAGCAATTCTCAGAATTGTCCCAGCCGAGAGGAGTGtctcttttaattctttcacttttcagaaaataaaagagtggCCCATAGAGGTTAAGGGACTTGCAGAAGAGGCCCAGTGAAGGGAGGAGCAGAGCCGGAGCATGGGCCCAAACAGTTCCGACCATCTCAGCCACCAGAGGGCAACCTTCTGCCAGAGCGAGGCTGGGGAAAGTGGGCACCCAGCAGGCATGCCACTCAAATGCTGGTTATTACCTACATCTTCTACATCTTGTTTCTCTCCTCCCCAGGTTATGGCCACATGGCCCCGCTATCAGCAGGAGGAAAGGCCTTCTGTGTGCTCTACACAGCCCTGGGGTTGCCAGCCTCCTTAGCCCTTGTGGCTGCACTGCGCCGATgcctcctgcctctgctcagcCGCCAGGGTGCCTGGGTAGCCATCCACTGGCAGCTGACACCGGCCAGGGCTGCGCTGCTGCAGGCAGCTGGACTGGGCCTGCTAGTGGCTGGTACCTTCGTGCTGCTGCCCGCCCTGGTGCTGTGGAGTCTGCAGGGCGACTGCAGTCTACTGGAGGCCATTTACTTCTGCTTCGGCTCGCTCAGCACCATCGGCCTGGGGGATCTGCTGcctggccgtggccgtggcctaCATCCAGTGCTTTACCACCTTGGCCAGTTTGCACTTCTAGGTGAGTCCAGCTGCCAAGGAGcatgagggagggcagggaggaggaggaagaggagcctgGACGACAACTCCCATAAGCCCCTGGGGGAGGCTGAGCCTCACAAGTGCTAGGACCTGCTTCAGGGCCCCAGTGTTAGAGAATCGTGAGAGTCTGTCACTTGCCGGGAGCTGCCCTAGTAACCTCTCCTCCCCAGGTTACTTGCTCCTGGGACTCCTGGCCATGCTCCTGGCTGTGGAGACATTCTCAGAGCTGCCCCAGGTCCGTGCCATGGTGAAGTTTTTTGGGTCCAGTGACCCTTTGAACGCTGAGGACGAAGCTGGCATCCTAGGCCAAGATGAACTGGCTCTGAGCACCTTGCCACCCCCGGAAGCAGCCGCAGGACAGGCCCCAGCTTGCTGATAGGTGTCAGGAGTTGAGCTCCTTTCAGGTGGAGAAGCCGGAGGAGGAAGACATCAGGAGTGGCTGGAGAAGCCTTTGGAAGTGGGAGGGGAAGTGGTAGGTGTTTCCTCAGGGAATAATGtgttgataaaaaataaaatgagcaacaCGGCCgactatgttttcctctttttttttttttcttctgcaatgaGACTTCCCTACAGCGGTCAGCAGCCCAAACCCCATCATCCTTTGAAGGCCGAGGTCCGGCCTCCGCTGGCATCGGAATTTGAAACCCTGCGCATCCCCCTTAGAGTCGCAGACAACATATGAGCCAAGGCCCCACCCCTTCCGTCTATTGAAAACCTCAGTCGTCCTAGGAAAGCTCGAGGCGCTGGCTTGGCCTTTTCTAACTTTATTGCTCGCGAGGAACCAGAAGCGAGAGCGGGGCGTGGCAGTTCGCGAGCCATCCCTCTCCCACGGGGGTGGCCGGCCGGACCCGGCCCTCGGGAAGGGCCTCCGGGGCGCGCGCCcggcctcccccagcccaccgcgaacacacgcacacacactcacgcgGTCGAATAAATACGGCCCGGACGGCGCGGACGCCCCGCCGCTCGCGTCCGTCGGGGCCGGAAGGGCCGCGCTTCCCCTCCCGGCAAAGGGTGACGGCGGCCCCTACTGGCCGCGCGCGGCATCGGCGGGTCCCGTCCTCGCGCGCGCGCAGGCCCGAGGCGGCGACCCGGCGCGGCCGCGGGCCGACGGGCGCTGCGGTCCGGACGGGCCCGGAGGGGCGAGGACGGGTGGGTCCGCGCGGCCTCAGCTCAGCACGCAGCGTTCGCGCCGGCTCAGCTGCCGACTCAGCTTGCGGCGCCGCTGCTCCAGGCCGCGTTCCAGGCGCTCGTCCTCCTCCAGGGCGCTGCGAAGGAACCGGGTCAAGTCAGGCCGAGCGTCGCCGCCCCCGAGGTCCAGACCGAGCGGGTCTCCGCGTGCAGCGCTCCCAGCTCCCAGCGCACCCCGGCCCCACTCACATCCGCTCCTTCTGGTCCAGGTTTCGGACCAGCTCGTCGCGCTGGTTCACCAGCGACACCAGCTCCTCCAGCAGGAGCTGCTCCCGGTGCTGCTGCGCGGCCGTTTTCAGCCagtctgggggcagaggaggctgaGGGTCAGGGGACGCCAGCCCCCGCCCCGTCCTGGTCCCCAGTCCCTGCGGCCCAACGCACACCTTCAATGGCCAGCATGGCCCGTAGCTCCCGGCTCAGCAGCTCGAACCTCCGCTCCAAGTCCTGCTCTTcgatgctggggggtggggtgccaggtcagggaaagaggaaggggagggagtgccCAGGGGTCTGACCACTCCACTCCCCGGGCCCCAGCCCACCTCACGGCCAGTTCCCACAGGGGCCTGGACTGAGGGCGCAGCTACACACCAGTTCCAGCTGGGAATCATCTCTTCAACTCTTCCCCACCCGCggggtgtatatatacacctccCCGCGGCccaccccctttttaaaaaataagaaactcaGAAGGATTACTTGGATGGATATTGCTCATAAACAACAAGTATTAGACTAAAATTATTCTGCAAAAAATGACCCAAAATGCAAATGGAAAGCAAAAGCACCTTTGCCGTGCAGGACTATAAAGGCAGCGACGGCTCAGAACTGCTCTTGAGGGAgctcccttcttggctcagcggttaacaaacccgactaagatccataaggatgagggtttgatccctggcctcgctcagtgggttcaggatccggcgttgccgtgagctgtggtatatacgtcgcagacgtggctcagagctggcgttgctgtggctgcggtgtaggcccactgctgcagctctgattcaaccccttgcctgggaacctccatatggtgcgggcgtggccctaaaaagacaaaaaaaaaaaattgttttttgaattgACCTCACTTGGGAAACCAACTCTGCTGTCCCCAGGCCTCAGCATCCCTTACTCTAAAGGAGAGGGGTCACACTGGGGCACTCAGCAATGACCTGGCACATTTTTCTTTGGGGCTTGGTTGTCTCCTTCATAAAAATAGTACCAATTTAAGAAGTATGTATTTTTTACAGGAAATTAGGGGAACAAAAAAATAAGACGGTTgagcaatttctttaaaaaaaaaaaaaaaaaaaagcccccaaaacc comes from the Phacochoerus africanus isolate WHEZ1 chromosome 4, ROS_Pafr_v1, whole genome shotgun sequence genome and includes:
- the KCNK7 gene encoding potassium channel subfamily K member 7; the encoded protein is MGALRPWARYGLLVVGHLLALGLGAAVLQALEGPPALRLQANLRAELATFQAEYGVCLPPGALEELLGAALAAQAHGVSSLGNGSEARNWDLPSALLFTASLLTTTGYGHMAPLSAGGKAFCVLYTALGLPASLALVAALRRCLLPLLSRQGAWVAIHWQLTPARAALLQAAGLGLLVAGTFVLLPALVLWSLQGDCSLLEAIYFCFGSLSTIGLGDLLPGRGRGLHPVLYHLGQFALLGYLLLGLLAMLLAVETFSELPQVRAMVKFFGSSDPLNAEDEAGILGQDELALSTLPPPEAAAGQAPAC